In Rhodanobacter denitrificans, the sequence CGGAATTTTTGATTTTCAAATGATTTTTGCGCTGTCATCCGATGATTATTCCGGAAGCGTGACCGCCGCCCTGTAATGCCGGGCCCTGCTTCGACGCCTCTTCGGCTGGCGGCATAGCCGCACGTTGCGCACGCCGCTGAACTCGATCGCCCGAACCTGCCGCTCGTAATCAACTCGCTGGCGCTGATCAGCCTCGGGCTGCGCTGTACGTGAGGTTCCTCGACGTTAGTTCCGAGGCATTCACCCACGCATCGCCACCCATGCAGTGAAGTAAGCGGGAGCCGTGTAAGGGAATGCCCTTTCCTTTTGTAGGTGAATTCCTATTCACTCGGGTAGACTCTCGTCTTTGACCCACTGCCGAAGAGCACAATCATGGCCATTAATCTCGACACGCTGTCCCCTGCCGAACTCAAGGCGCTCATCGCCAATGCCCAGTCGCAGATGCAGGCTGCCCACACCAATCACGTCAACGAGGTACGGGAAAAAATCGAGCGTTTGCTGAAAAGCAGCGGCCTCACCCTGGCCGACGTGTATCCGGCACGTAGCGGCAAAGGCGCCAAGGGGCCGAAATCGGTAGTGGCCCCCAAGTATCGCAACCCTGCGAACGCCGCCCAGACATGGTCGGGTCGTGGCAAGCGGCCGCTGTGGTTCGTGCAGGCCTTGAAGAAGCGCGGTACCACCGCCGAGAGCCTCCTGATCGAGGGCGCACCCAAGGCGGCTCCGGCGAAGGCCGTCAAGAAGGGCGTAGCCAGGAAAGTTGCAAAGACCGCTGCCAAGAAAGCGGCCTGAGGGACCGGCGAGATACGTTCCGCGGCGCAGGTGAAAACCTGCGCCCGGAATTCGGGCATCTTTCCAGCCCCCCGAAAAGCGGCTGTTTGAGACCCACTTGCCGGCAGGGCCACGCCGAAACGGGCAACCGTTGTGGTCGCGCAAAAGCGGATCCGCTGGCAGGGGACATCGGCGAGGTCTAGTGAAGGTAATCGCTGCCGTCGCTCAGCAAGGCCACGATGCACGGGACGAGCTGTTTCCGTCGCTCGTGATAGTCGCTTAGGGCAGACCTCAGGGCCTGGATGTCGCGCGTCTCCCAATGCCGGTTCAGCTCCGAAAGCTCTTCGAAGCGGTTCTTGAGCAATCCTTGCTTGGCCCGGCGTATCGGCGCCAGTCGGTCGTTGGCCTGCTTCACTGCAAGGTGCAGCGACCCGTGTGCCGTCGCGCGGGCGATCGCATCGAACAGCTGCCACGTCAGCTTGACCAGATCGCCATCGGCAGCCACGAGTTCCAGTTTCCCTGTCTTCTGGATTGCCGGCGGCTCGCCGATATCGCATGCCATCAGCAACAGCCGTTCCATCCAGTCGTAGAGGTTGCGCAATGCGACTTCGTTGAGCAGCGGCACGTGCAGTCCGTTTCGGGCATGGTCGGTGACCATGCCTTCACCAACCAGGCGGTACAGCGCGAATCGAACCGGCGTAGGACTGGTCTTGAATTCGGAGGCGAGCTTGGCCGGATCGATCCGCTGCCCGGGCGTGTAGCGTCCCGCCTGCAGGGCACGCCTGACCTGTCCGTACACGAGTGTGCTCTTGGAGTCCATTCGGGCGGACCTCCCGGCCTGCTTTTAGCACGAAGGTTATTGCGGCGCAACGTAATATCTTGCAAACCGAAAACCAAGGGCAGGCAGGACTGAATGAACTGCACTTCAGTGGGAACTACGAGCGAGTTCCTGATTGGTAGTGCCATCGAAATTTCTTGCTCATTGACGCTGGCGCGCGGGCAACACGATGATGCGTAC encodes:
- a CDS encoding H-NS family nucleoid-associated regulatory protein, producing MAINLDTLSPAELKALIANAQSQMQAAHTNHVNEVREKIERLLKSSGLTLADVYPARSGKGAKGPKSVVAPKYRNPANAAQTWSGRGKRPLWFVQALKKRGTTAESLLIEGAPKAAPAKAVKKGVARKVAKTAAKKAA
- a CDS encoding GntR family transcriptional regulator is translated as MDSKSTLVYGQVRRALQAGRYTPGQRIDPAKLASEFKTSPTPVRFALYRLVGEGMVTDHARNGLHVPLLNEVALRNLYDWMERLLLMACDIGEPPAIQKTGKLELVAADGDLVKLTWQLFDAIARATAHGSLHLAVKQANDRLAPIRRAKQGLLKNRFEELSELNRHWETRDIQALRSALSDYHERRKQLVPCIVALLSDGSDYLH